A stretch of Sulfurimonas xiamenensis DNA encodes these proteins:
- the prfB gene encoding peptide chain release factor 2 yields the protein MDNYEYTELLKNLSKKMNNISGVVEPDKLQARLDEIAELENSQDFWNDAAYAAKIQKEKTQCERKLQKHAVAKDALEDAKELYDMAKDENDEDAIAECFEGAQKLEKLIRAMEIEVLLSEEMDANNAILSIHPGAGGTESQDWASMLLRMYKRFAERRGWSIEVLDYQAGDEAGIKDVSLLIKGENAYGYLKVENGIHRLVRISPFDSNAKRHTSFSSVMVSPEVDENINIEIEDKDIRVDTYRSSGAGGQHVNKTESAIRITHIATGVVVQCQNDRSQHKNRATAMKMLKSRLYELELEAQKAQSDGIAKSEIGWGHQIRSYVMQPYQQVKDTRSNQAYSNVSAILDGDIDKMIEDVLISQNKIS from the coding sequence ATGGATAATTATGAATATACAGAACTTTTAAAAAATCTTTCAAAAAAGATGAATAACATTAGCGGTGTCGTTGAGCCGGACAAACTCCAAGCGCGTTTAGATGAAATAGCGGAGTTGGAAAATTCGCAGGATTTTTGGAATGATGCTGCATATGCGGCAAAGATTCAAAAAGAGAAAACACAGTGCGAAAGAAAACTTCAAAAGCATGCTGTTGCAAAAGATGCTCTCGAAGATGCCAAAGAACTATACGACATGGCTAAAGATGAAAACGACGAAGATGCCATTGCCGAGTGTTTTGAGGGAGCCCAAAAGCTTGAAAAGCTTATACGAGCCATGGAGATTGAGGTTCTTTTAAGCGAAGAGATGGACGCCAACAATGCCATTCTTTCCATTCATCCAGGTGCAGGCGGTACAGAGTCACAGGACTGGGCTTCAATGCTTCTTCGCATGTATAAAAGATTTGCTGAGAGACGGGGATGGAGTATTGAGGTACTCGATTATCAGGCGGGCGATGAAGCGGGCATAAAAGATGTCTCACTGCTTATAAAGGGTGAAAATGCCTATGGATATCTAAAAGTTGAAAACGGCATCCACCGGCTTGTTCGCATCTCGCCTTTTGACTCCAACGCTAAAAGACATACATCATTCAGCTCTGTAATGGTTTCCCCGGAAGTAGATGAGAATATCAATATAGAGATAGAAGACAAAGATATCCGCGTTGATACATACCGCTCAAGCGGCGCCGGCGGACAGCATGTAAATAAGACGGAGTCAGCCATCAGAATCACCCATATAGCAACAGGTGTGGTTGTTCAGTGCCAAAACGACAGAAGCCAGCATAAAAACAGAGCGACTGCCATGAAAATGCTTAAATCAAGACTCTATGAGCTGGAGCTCGAAGCGCAAAAAGCACAAAGTGATGGTATTGCAAAAAGTGAAATAGGCTGGGGACATCAAATCCGCTCTTATGTTATGCAGCCCTATCAGCAGGTGAAAGACACAAGAAGCAATCAAGCATACTCAAATGTAAGCGCAATACTTGACGGTGATATTGATAAAATGATTGAAGATGTGCTTATTTCTCAAAACAAAATTTCTTAA
- the panC gene encoding pantoate--beta-alanine ligase, translating into MKIISSPLELKEQLKEVHKTVGFIPTMGALHEGHISLIKKAKEQNEFVVVSVFLNPTQFLKDEDLDKYPKKDEADKKICELSGVDILFLPSADVMYGEDEVALLAPKVRGYVLEGFSRPSHFNGVLTVVMKLLNIVNPTRAYFGKKDAQQLNLISLMVKQLFMDVEIVPVDTVREKDGLALSSRNAYLTPSHREEALKIPSSLRTASAMVSKGVLDSKEITSKMREVLAPLEIFYVEILDREFNQISHVEIGNTVILVEVKVGTTRLLDNIWL; encoded by the coding sequence ATGAAGATTATTTCTAGTCCCTTAGAGTTAAAAGAGCAGCTAAAAGAGGTGCATAAAACAGTAGGTTTTATTCCTACAATGGGTGCTTTGCATGAGGGACACATCTCTCTTATAAAAAAGGCAAAAGAGCAAAATGAGTTTGTTGTCGTCTCGGTGTTTTTAAATCCTACACAGTTTTTAAAAGATGAAGATTTGGATAAATATCCAAAAAAAGATGAAGCTGATAAAAAGATATGCGAGCTAAGCGGTGTCGATATTCTTTTTCTGCCAAGTGCCGATGTTATGTATGGCGAAGATGAGGTAGCTCTTCTTGCGCCAAAAGTCAGAGGCTATGTTTTGGAAGGTTTTAGCCGGCCGTCTCATTTTAACGGTGTTTTAACTGTTGTAATGAAGTTGTTAAACATAGTAAATCCGACAAGAGCATACTTTGGTAAAAAGGATGCGCAGCAGTTAAATCTTATATCGCTGATGGTAAAACAGCTCTTTATGGATGTAGAGATAGTTCCCGTTGATACAGTTCGTGAAAAAGATGGGCTGGCACTAAGCAGCAGAAATGCCTATTTGACTCCGTCGCACAGAGAAGAAGCGCTTAAGATACCATCTTCTCTTCGCACTGCAAGTGCAATGGTCTCTAAAGGAGTGCTTGACTCAAAAGAGATAACATCAAAAATGAGAGAGGTGTTGGCTCCTCTGGAGATTTTTTATGTGGAGATACTGGACCGTGAATTTAACCAAATTTCACATGTAGAGATAGGAAATACAGTGATTTTGGTTGAGGTAAAAGTGGGAACGACGAGACTACTCGACAATATCTGGCTTTAA
- a CDS encoding peptidoglycan D,D-transpeptidase FtsI family protein, with translation MNNQNKSKKIFILYSLIVVGFIIFLGVMLLTTLKSRDLPSLYTKESSKAIRGSIISADDFHIATTIKLYKAVVNTHYIDPKKKELFVELFSIYSGIDAKEIKKRLAKRDGVVVLSYNIPQKQAQYLKQLSYELLRLNVFIERKNPLTGKTTLHGLSVVESGESREYPYDKLLTPIIGYPHKYEDEGYTYVKGVKGLEKKFENELQAKQDELSQGPRDVNGYIILNGESFTKPEINGLDIKLFIPVALQIRIERMLEEMREELRAQHIIAAVMDSKSGDVLTMASSNRYLPKSIKRSDYPSLNSGMIEYSFEPGSVIKPITFSLLLDKGLVNPYDLVNGHNGRYKIGRKIITDEHKFDWLSAENVIVHSSNIGIAQLAQKLSGAEFYQGLIDFGFASKSTPDLVYEKVGSVPHILQLENEIYKATCSYGYGMHANLMQLIRAYSAFNNNGRIITPKIVKCFIDKGKKEIPIPYAEQIQVIKSTTAQRMKKILIKTVNEGTGTKTKTDGLEIGGKTGTAHIVEGKKYVNEYNTAFVGFANDKKSKYIIGVIVIRPKKSQFASQTAVPVFKKTVDILVEEDYLKPDIVE, from the coding sequence ATGAACAATCAAAACAAAAGCAAAAAAATATTTATTCTCTACTCTCTGATTGTGGTTGGTTTTATCATATTTTTAGGCGTGATGCTTCTTACAACCCTAAAATCCCGCGATTTGCCCTCTCTCTATACAAAAGAGAGTTCAAAAGCAATAAGAGGCTCCATCATCAGTGCCGATGATTTTCATATAGCGACCACGATAAAACTCTACAAAGCCGTTGTAAACACGCACTATATCGACCCAAAAAAAAAGGAGCTTTTTGTTGAGCTCTTTAGCATCTACTCAGGCATCGACGCCAAAGAGATTAAAAAGAGGCTTGCCAAAAGAGATGGTGTGGTGGTACTAAGCTACAACATCCCTCAAAAACAGGCGCAGTATCTTAAACAGCTCTCATATGAGCTTTTAAGACTAAATGTTTTTATAGAGAGAAAAAATCCTCTTACAGGCAAAACAACGCTTCACGGTCTAAGCGTCGTTGAGAGCGGAGAGAGCAGAGAGTATCCCTACGATAAACTTTTAACGCCCATCATCGGCTATCCTCACAAATATGAAGATGAGGGGTATACCTATGTAAAAGGGGTAAAAGGGCTGGAAAAAAAGTTTGAAAACGAACTTCAAGCAAAACAGGATGAGCTAAGCCAGGGTCCAAGGGATGTAAACGGTTATATTATATTAAACGGGGAGAGTTTTACAAAACCGGAGATCAACGGTCTGGATATAAAGCTCTTTATTCCGGTGGCTCTGCAAATACGAATTGAAAGAATGCTCGAAGAGATGAGAGAAGAGCTAAGAGCCCAGCATATTATAGCTGCCGTTATGGATTCAAAAAGCGGCGATGTTCTTACTATGGCAAGCTCCAACAGATATCTGCCAAAATCGATAAAAAGAAGCGACTACCCATCTCTTAACAGCGGCATGATAGAGTACAGTTTTGAGCCGGGAAGCGTTATAAAACCCATCACATTTTCTCTTCTTTTGGATAAGGGGCTTGTAAATCCATATGATTTGGTAAACGGCCATAACGGACGCTATAAAATAGGCAGAAAGATTATAACTGATGAGCATAAATTTGACTGGCTAAGTGCTGAAAATGTTATAGTGCACTCATCAAACATAGGTATAGCACAGCTTGCTCAAAAACTCTCAGGAGCAGAGTTTTATCAGGGGCTTATAGATTTTGGTTTTGCATCAAAATCCACTCCGGATCTTGTTTATGAAAAAGTCGGCTCTGTTCCGCATATTTTGCAGCTAGAAAATGAGATCTATAAAGCAACATGTTCTTACGGTTATGGTATGCACGCAAATCTGATGCAGCTTATACGCGCCTATAGCGCTTTTAACAACAACGGAAGAATTATTACGCCAAAAATAGTAAAGTGTTTTATAGACAAGGGCAAAAAAGAGATTCCAATTCCCTATGCAGAGCAGATTCAGGTTATAAAAAGCACAACCGCGCAAAGAATGAAAAAAATATTGATAAAAACAGTAAACGAGGGAACCGGTACAAAAACAAAAACAGATGGTTTGGAGATTGGTGGCAAAACGGGAACGGCGCATATAGTCGAGGGCAAAAAGTATGTAAACGAGTACAACACTGCTTTTGTAGGCTTTGCAAATGACAAAAAGAGCAAATACATTATAGGCGTTATTGTTATAAGACCTAAAAAGAGCCAGTTTGCATCCCAAACAGCCGTACCCGTTTTTAAAAAGACGGTTGATATTTTAGTCGAAGAGGATTATTTAAAGCCAGATATTGTCGAGTAG
- a CDS encoding type II secretion system protein — MKRAGFTMIELIFVIVILGILAAVAIPRLAATRDDAKISTLAANANTIVTDLVAHYTSQGDLNISTEAQWYEVTNVRSPEIDFSVADTASIYNNADQDTECTSIVYDSTSGLVTTTAEEVTNPICIGINEILGFDTVDQNKSIPVSGINVVR; from the coding sequence ATGAAAAGAGCTGGTTTTACTATGATCGAATTGATCTTTGTTATCGTTATATTAGGTATTTTAGCGGCTGTTGCTATCCCGAGACTTGCTGCGACGAGAGATGATGCGAAAATCTCAACATTGGCGGCAAATGCTAATACAATTGTTACTGATTTAGTTGCTCATTATACTTCACAAGGTGATTTAAATATTTCAACTGAAGCACAATGGTATGAAGTGACAAATGTGCGTTCTCCAGAAATTGATTTTAGTGTTGCAGATACAGCATCAATTTATAATAATGCAGATCAAGATACAGAGTGTACATCAATTGTGTATGACTCTACTAGTGGACTAGTAACAACAACTGCAGAAGAAGTAACCAATCCTATATGTATAGGAATTAATGAAATTTTAGGCTTTGATACAGTTGATCAAAATAAAAGTATACCTGTTAGTGGTATTAATGTTGTTCGTTAA
- a CDS encoding type II secretion system protein, with product MKFSRAFTMIELIFVIVVLGILASVAFPRLAATRTDAEITKGRADVATIRSAIVSERQTQLIKGENSYIPKLSSDTTTLFTGDTDSNRTLLMYGIKAGSGSGHWSGTDPNYTYKIGETSVPFTYTPADGKFVCDTAHATTGAMCSKLVD from the coding sequence ATGAAATTTTCTCGCGCTTTTACTATGATAGAGCTTATTTTTGTTATCGTTGTTCTGGGCATTTTGGCTTCTGTGGCTTTTCCAAGACTCGCGGCTACAAGGACAGATGCAGAGATAACAAAAGGGCGCGCTGATGTAGCTACCATCCGCTCCGCCATAGTGAGTGAGAGACAGACACAGCTTATCAAAGGCGAAAACAGTTATATACCAAAACTAAGTTCAGACACCACCACTCTTTTTACAGGCGATACAGACAGCAACAGAACTCTTCTGATGTACGGCATAAAAGCAGGAAGCGGCTCCGGGCACTGGAGCGGAACAGATCCAAACTATACATACAAAATTGGAGAAACTTCTGTTCCTTTTACATATACTCCTGCTGATGGAAAATTCGTATGTGATACAGCTCATGCAACAACAGGCGCTATGTGTTCAAAACTTGTTGACTAG
- a CDS encoding primosomal protein N' yields the protein MHYYDIALLSSPLEPFTYQSESAIDIGTKVKVKMRNREVFGVAVSTSDEPSFKTSEILEICGSIYTSKQLELARFISTYYFCSLGEALGVMLPYESGMHSQAENGNEMGESTLLPQITLSAKQNEALEFLKKHKTALLFGDTGSGKTEIYMKYFEEIIEQNKCSIFLMPEISLTPQMSQRLHKHFGDAVVMWHSKLTPLQKKKALAKIYEGSAKIVAGPRSALFLPIKDIGLIVVDEEHDESYKSSSRPRYNARDIAIYMGKLYGVNVVLGSATPSLTTYVKFPHIRLRGGYFSSKKEFVYEKSVETLSPLILNSLKESLEKKEQSILFLPTRANFKYLICADCGHIYKCVFCSVGMSVHQKTRALKCHYCNFTQAIPQSCSECGSPNLVSSRLGTAEAAKELQNEFEHSVVEQFDRDAITTAKKLKSALKRFNDKEIDILVGTQMISKGHDYHGVTLAVVLGLDNMLGMSDYRAREKALSSLIQVAGRSGRKESAKVLVQTFNEEFFKAYIDRYDEFLEDEKEYRKELYPPYKKLCRILFSHKNGIKAADSMNQMLLCLQKQSAVEVVGFGKCAIERVADKYRFEILLRADKSTDIIKAVSICRVDLAEVDMDPIEFG from the coding sequence TTGCACTACTACGATATAGCACTTCTTAGCTCTCCCCTTGAGCCTTTTACCTATCAAAGCGAAAGTGCCATAGATATCGGCACAAAAGTAAAAGTGAAGATGAGAAACAGAGAGGTTTTCGGGGTGGCGGTTTCGACTTCTGATGAGCCCTCATTTAAAACAAGCGAAATCTTAGAGATTTGCGGCTCCATCTATACATCAAAACAGCTAGAACTTGCCCGGTTTATCTCCACTTACTATTTTTGCTCACTTGGCGAAGCGCTTGGAGTTATGCTGCCCTATGAGTCTGGTATGCACTCGCAAGCGGAAAATGGCAACGAGATGGGTGAAAGCACTCTGTTGCCTCAAATAACTCTCTCAGCCAAGCAAAACGAAGCGCTGGAGTTTTTAAAAAAGCATAAAACGGCACTCCTCTTTGGCGATACAGGCAGCGGAAAAACAGAGATATATATGAAATACTTTGAAGAGATTATAGAGCAAAATAAGTGCTCCATATTTCTTATGCCGGAGATCTCTCTTACTCCTCAGATGAGCCAGAGACTCCATAAGCATTTTGGAGATGCGGTTGTTATGTGGCACTCAAAGCTGACCCCTTTACAAAAGAAAAAAGCACTTGCAAAGATTTATGAGGGAAGTGCAAAGATAGTGGCAGGTCCGCGTTCGGCTCTCTTTTTGCCCATAAAAGATATCGGGCTTATCGTGGTAGATGAAGAGCATGATGAGAGCTATAAGTCATCGTCCAGACCCCGTTACAATGCAAGAGATATAGCTATATATATGGGAAAACTCTACGGCGTAAATGTTGTTTTGGGAAGTGCCACGCCAAGCCTTACAACCTATGTAAAATTCCCTCATATTAGGCTTAGAGGCGGTTATTTTAGTTCTAAAAAAGAGTTTGTTTATGAGAAAAGCGTCGAGACTCTATCTCCTTTGATTTTAAATAGTCTAAAAGAGAGTTTAGAAAAAAAAGAGCAGAGCATCCTGTTTCTTCCGACACGCGCAAATTTTAAGTATCTTATCTGTGCGGACTGCGGACACATCTATAAGTGTGTTTTTTGCAGTGTTGGCATGAGTGTTCATCAAAAAACAAGAGCGCTTAAGTGCCACTACTGCAACTTTACTCAGGCGATTCCGCAGAGCTGCTCAGAGTGCGGAAGCCCAAATCTTGTCAGTTCAAGACTTGGAACCGCCGAAGCTGCAAAAGAGCTGCAAAATGAGTTTGAGCACTCAGTCGTTGAACAGTTTGACAGAGATGCGATAACAACTGCAAAAAAATTAAAATCGGCGCTTAAAAGATTTAACGACAAAGAGATAGATATACTTGTCGGAACGCAGATGATAAGCAAAGGACATGATTATCATGGAGTTACTTTGGCGGTGGTATTGGGGCTTGACAATATGCTGGGTATGAGTGACTACAGGGCCAGAGAAAAGGCCCTCTCCTCCCTTATACAGGTAGCAGGAAGAAGCGGCAGAAAAGAGAGTGCCAAAGTTTTGGTTCAAACCTTTAATGAAGAATTTTTCAAAGCATACATAGATAGATATGATGAATTTTTAGAGGATGAAAAGGAGTACCGTAAAGAGCTCTATCCTCCCTATAAAAAACTTTGCCGTATTTTGTTTTCGCATAAAAATGGTATAAAAGCAGCAGACTCTATGAATCAGATGCTCTTATGTCTGCAAAAACAATCAGCCGTAGAGGTGGTTGGATTTGGAAAATGTGCCATTGAGAGAGTGGCTGATAAGTATAGGTTTGAGATACTGCTGCGAGCAGACAAAAGCACCGATATCATAAAAGCGGTCTCTATATGCAGGGTTGATTTGGCTGAGGTAGATATGGACCCTATTGAGTTTGGTTAA
- a CDS encoding NUDIX domain-containing protein, which translates to MYKINSIQPLKESNFIKPILINYTYKSIQRKWEAVATHDSVAVLLWHRDKNAFVLVKQLRATVLNKNPDNGMMYELCAGIIDKDKENAQIAKEEILEECGYDIPVQNLKKISSFYTSVGISGTHQTIYYAECDDSMKVNEGGGLDDEDIEVVYIPLQKAREFMFDENYQKTTGVLMSFYWFFDTQHSL; encoded by the coding sequence GTGTACAAGATAAACTCAATCCAGCCTCTTAAAGAGTCAAACTTTATAAAACCCATACTTATCAACTATACATATAAGTCCATTCAGAGAAAATGGGAAGCCGTTGCAACTCATGACAGCGTTGCAGTGCTTCTTTGGCATAGAGACAAAAATGCTTTTGTTCTTGTAAAACAGCTCCGTGCAACAGTGCTTAACAAAAACCCCGATAACGGAATGATGTATGAACTTTGTGCGGGAATCATAGACAAAGACAAAGAGAATGCGCAAATAGCCAAAGAGGAGATTTTAGAAGAGTGCGGCTATGACATTCCTGTGCAAAATCTGAAAAAAATCAGCTCTTTTTACACAAGCGTGGGAATATCCGGAACACATCAAACCATCTACTATGCAGAGTGCGATGACTCTATGAAAGTAAATGAGGGGGGAGGTTTGGATGATGAGGATATAGAAGTTGTCTATATTCCTCTTCAAAAAGCAAGAGAATTTATGTTTGATGAGAACTATCAAAAAACAACCGGTGTTTTAATGTCGTTTTACTGGTTTTTTGACACTCAACACTCTCTTTAA
- a CDS encoding peptidoglycan DD-metalloendopeptidase family protein has product MIRFLLLFLFTTYLFASQVESFRWSEGKTYLMFLEEKNLPLKPLYYNLDKDEQQLTEEIISGVTYEMSKDKNGEISQIFIPLNDELQIHIYKRNQEYFFETIPIISDTRTEAFTLKIEHSPYLDIVKETGSAKLAQIFVTSFKHSLNFKRDLRKGDTLAMIYEQKYRLGKPFSMPTLKAAMIEMRGKKHYIYLNEDGRYYNEDAKEIEGFLLANPVRGARISSRFTKRRFHPILKKYRAHLGVDYAASRGTPIAAAGDGRVVFMGTTRGYGKVIKIRHSDGYLTLYAHQKSFRKGIRNGSFVKKGQIIGYVGSTGLSTGPHLHFGLYKNGRAIDPLRVVQVATKKLKGAQKSAFLKLKSEYDSSISMHIANETRYAKASTTETVCYFYNGENCVQDKLNPAS; this is encoded by the coding sequence ATGATACGATTCTTACTACTTTTTTTATTTACTACATATCTGTTTGCGTCCCAAGTTGAAAGCTTTCGCTGGAGTGAAGGCAAAACATATTTAATGTTTTTAGAAGAAAAAAATCTTCCTTTAAAACCTCTCTACTACAACCTCGACAAAGATGAGCAGCAGCTTACGGAAGAGATTATATCCGGCGTTACTTATGAAATGTCAAAAGATAAAAATGGGGAAATTTCGCAGATTTTCATACCCCTAAATGATGAACTGCAGATTCACATATATAAACGCAATCAAGAGTACTTTTTCGAAACCATTCCTATTATAAGCGATACAAGAACAGAAGCTTTTACTCTTAAAATAGAGCACTCGCCATACTTGGATATTGTTAAAGAGACAGGTTCGGCAAAACTTGCCCAAATTTTTGTTACAAGCTTTAAACACTCGCTCAACTTTAAAAGAGATCTTAGAAAGGGTGATACGCTCGCTATGATATATGAGCAGAAATATCGTCTTGGCAAACCGTTTTCTATGCCGACACTCAAAGCGGCTATGATAGAGATGAGAGGTAAAAAGCACTATATCTATCTAAATGAAGATGGCAGATACTACAACGAGGACGCAAAAGAGATAGAGGGATTTTTACTTGCAAATCCGGTAAGAGGAGCCAGAATATCATCAAGATTTACAAAAAGAAGATTTCACCCTATCTTAAAAAAATATCGTGCGCATTTAGGTGTTGACTATGCAGCTTCACGCGGTACGCCTATCGCAGCAGCGGGAGACGGCAGAGTTGTTTTTATGGGAACTACCAGAGGTTACGGCAAAGTGATAAAGATACGACACAGCGATGGTTATCTCACTCTTTATGCGCATCAAAAATCTTTTAGAAAAGGCATAAGAAACGGCTCTTTCGTTAAAAAAGGACAAATTATAGGGTATGTAGGAAGTACAGGTCTCTCAACCGGTCCCCATCTACACTTTGGACTCTACAAAAATGGCAGAGCTATCGATCCTCTCAGGGTTGTTCAGGTAGCTACAAAAAAGCTAAAAGGTGCACAAAAATCTGCATTTTTAAAACTAAAATCGGAGTATGACTCAAGCATAAGTATGCATATAGCAAATGAAACAAGATATGCAAAAGCTTCGACAACTGAGACGGTTTGCTACTTCTACAACGGAGAAAATTGTGTACAAGATAAACTCAATCCAGCCTCTTAA
- a CDS encoding plasminogen-binding N-terminal domain-containing protein: MKYIFLLIIITLELFGVVLKSPIVAVNEDETEVSINIESIDVGVSGFVVHEIDKGHTAILKNATVSSFDEKNKIAKVAISEFNGFSNSALPDGKWSVKVGDSVILAFGYTRGLLIAPNEEIYYRVTKNSKLQWVHPDIFATILSFNGHPTPLRSDFSEMSSSTSVGLVFIYLDKKVYTLDAKSFKILAITDAELEDSEVNLPFYTRVPEIDAAWWGEGSEELDAYEPHYYKLIIEANPDSRELYDIIKNGDKKLENLLEDFDIKG; this comes from the coding sequence ATGAAGTATATTTTTCTCCTTATTATTATAACCTTGGAGCTTTTTGGAGTTGTTTTAAAATCTCCAATTGTAGCTGTAAATGAAGATGAAACTGAAGTTTCGATAAATATTGAAAGTATTGATGTCGGAGTGAGCGGTTTTGTGGTTCATGAAATAGACAAAGGGCATACAGCCATTTTGAAAAATGCGACGGTGAGCAGTTTTGATGAGAAGAACAAAATTGCAAAAGTAGCCATAAGCGAATTTAACGGATTTAGCAACAGCGCTCTGCCTGATGGCAAATGGAGCGTTAAAGTCGGAGACAGTGTTATTTTGGCTTTTGGATATACAAGAGGTCTTTTGATAGCTCCAAATGAAGAGATATATTACAGAGTGACAAAAAATTCAAAATTGCAGTGGGTGCATCCTGATATTTTTGCTACGATTTTATCTTTTAACGGACATCCAACGCCTCTTAGAAGCGATTTTAGCGAGATGAGCTCCAGCACTTCTGTGGGTTTGGTTTTTATATATCTTGATAAAAAAGTCTATACGCTTGATGCAAAAAGTTTTAAAATCCTAGCTATTACAGATGCCGAGTTGGAAGATAGTGAGGTAAATCTGCCTTTTTACACAAGAGTACCGGAGATAGATGCTGCATGGTGGGGAGAGGGAAGCGAAGAGCTTGATGCATATGAGCCACATTACTATAAACTTATAATAGAAGCAAATCCAGATAGTAGAGAACTTTACGATATCATCAAAAACGGTGATAAAAAATTAGAGAATTTACTTGAAGATTTTGATATAAAAGGGTAG
- a CDS encoding FAD-linked oxidase C-terminal domain-containing protein: MIESRHLNYFTDIVGSENIYSDKAHLIAYSYDATREHFEPDAVVFPRDEEDISKILKYCNEHKIVIVPRGAGSGFTGGALPSSGGIVLAMEKHMNKILEIDMKNMVAVVQPGVINMDLQRAVEEVGLFYPPDPASQDYSSIGGNVSENAGGMRAAKYGITKDYVMATRAVLPNGDIIKAGKRTIKDVAGYNISGILIASEGTLAVLTEITLRLIPKPKLTKTAMGVFESVHDAMNAVYKTMASGITPVAMEFLDNLTIRAVERTFSKGLPVDAGALLITDVDGNLEEDLDFQLSQIEKVFKANGCYKFKIAQDKKEASDIWFARRNASPALSVYGSKKLNEDVTVPRSALPELLEKFYAIADKYDVKIPCFGHTGDGNVHTNVMVDGSDPKQVEIAYKAIEEVFQATIDLGGTLSGEHGIGLAKAPYMKMAFTPEEMALFKSIKMAFDPNNILNPFKMGLK, translated from the coding sequence ATGATAGAGAGCAGACACTTAAACTATTTTACCGATATAGTCGGTTCTGAAAATATATACAGCGATAAAGCGCACCTAATAGCTTATTCATATGATGCGACAAGAGAGCATTTTGAGCCAGATGCAGTGGTTTTTCCAAGAGATGAAGAGGATATAAGCAAGATTTTAAAGTACTGCAATGAGCATAAAATCGTTATAGTTCCCCGTGGTGCCGGAAGCGGATTTACCGGCGGGGCACTTCCAAGCAGCGGCGGAATTGTGCTGGCTATGGAAAAACATATGAATAAAATCTTAGAGATTGATATGAAAAACATGGTAGCCGTAGTGCAGCCGGGTGTTATCAATATGGATCTTCAGCGAGCAGTTGAAGAGGTGGGACTCTTCTATCCCCCAGACCCTGCAAGTCAGGACTACTCAAGTATAGGTGGAAATGTAAGCGAAAATGCTGGTGGAATGCGTGCTGCAAAGTATGGAATCACAAAAGATTATGTAATGGCGACGCGTGCTGTTTTGCCAAACGGCGATATTATCAAAGCCGGAAAGAGAACTATTAAAGATGTTGCCGGATATAACATCAGCGGTATTTTAATAGCCAGCGAGGGAACACTGGCAGTTTTAACAGAGATCACTCTAAGACTTATCCCAAAACCAAAACTTACAAAAACTGCTATGGGTGTCTTTGAGAGTGTTCATGATGCCATGAATGCGGTATATAAAACTATGGCAAGCGGGATTACTCCGGTTGCAATGGAGTTTTTAGACAACTTGACTATCCGTGCGGTTGAGCGCACTTTTAGCAAAGGTCTTCCTGTTGATGCAGGCGCACTTCTTATAACGGATGTGGATGGAAACTTAGAAGAGGATCTTGATTTTCAACTCTCTCAAATCGAGAAGGTATTTAAAGCCAACGGTTGCTATAAGTTTAAGATAGCACAGGATAAAAAAGAGGCTTCAGATATTTGGTTTGCAAGACGCAACGCTTCCCCTGCGCTTAGTGTTTATGGAAGCAAAAAATTAAATGAGGATGTAACGGTTCCACGCTCTGCATTGCCTGAACTGTTAGAGAAATTTTATGCAATAGCAGATAAATATGATGTTAAAATCCCATGTTTCGGGCATACTGGAGATGGAAATGTACATACTAATGTTATGGTTGATGGAAGTGATCCTAAACAGGTTGAGATTGCCTATAAAGCCATAGAAGAGGTTTTTCAAGCAACAATAGACTTGGGCGGAACGCTCAGCGGTGAACATGGCATAGGTCTTGCAAAAGCGCCTTATATGAAAATGGCGTTTACTCCTGAAGAGATGGCTCTTTTTAAATCAATTAAGATGGCGTTTGATCCAAACAATATTTTAAATCCTTTTAAAATGGGGTTGAAATAA